GTTGTTCGCGCGGTCGCAGGAGTCGCGTCATCTCAGCGGCGACCCGGCGCTCACCAGCGGACGCCCCGATGCCTCAGAAATCGGGGGCGGTTCGGCCCTGATGATCCGGGACCGCGCCGAACGGCGCCGGGGAGGGCAACGGCGTATAGACTCGCCCCATGACGATGATCGGGCTCATCTTCGCGGGTCTCGCCGCCCTGCTGCACGTCTACATCTTCTACATGGAGTCGGTCGCTTGGACGAGCGAGCGGGTCAGAGCGACGTTCGGCACCACCGAGACCGAGGCGGCCGCGACTCGAGAGCTGGCGTTCAACCAGGGCTTCTACAACCTGTTCCTCGCAATCGTCACGGGCGTCGGCATCGTCGAATACCTGAGCGGCCATACCTCGGTGGGTGCGGCCCTGGTGTTCGCAGGTGCGGGATCGATGCTCGCGGCTGCCCTCGTCCTGTTCCTCTCTTCCCGCGGCAAGCGGGGCGCGGCGGTGAAGCAGGGCGCCCTTCCGCTGCTGGGCGTCGTGATCCTGATGATCGGGTTGCTGGGATGATCTCCGGCGAGAGGCCGGCTGCTATCGTGAAGCGGTGACCGCGCCCCTCGTCTTCTGGACCATCTTCACCGCAGCCGGAGTCGCTGCCGCCATCGTGACTGCCGTCCTCGCTTACAAGAAGCAGCGGCGCGATCGCTGACGGGGGCACGGGGCGGCAAGGCGGGTGCGCAGCCCGGCTGCGCACCCGCCGCGCCCTACTTGCGCTTGCTCAGCAGGCTGTTCTCCGCTTCGAGCTTCTCCCGCTTCGCTGTACGCTTTTCCTTCAGCGTCTGCGCAGCAGGCTTCTTCGCGGACTTCTGGCCGCGGTTCTTACCGGACACATCAACTCCTCTCGTCGACTCTGGGTGGATCAAGAAGCATGTGCCATGACTGGACCATAGCCCAGTTCCAGCAGAAAAGAAAATATATTCTGAACGGGAATTTCTACTGAGTAAGGCGTAGCCCCGTGCGTGGGTGGCGGGCCGGCCGACGTTCGCCTCAGAGCAGCGCGAGCCACTCGTCGAACGTCTGACGGCCGAGTTGAGCGTCGGGGCCGGGGAGTACGCCGCCCGCGCGCATCCCTCTCATCTGCCGGGTCGGCACGTTCAGTGACGGGATCCAACCGCGACGACCGGTAGCGCGCGCGAAGGCGCGCACCATGTCGGCCAGCTGCTCCTCGCGGGGGCCCGCGAGATCGCGGGCCCGGCCCTGAGGGGCTCCGGTCGCGAGCTCGACCAGCCGCTCGGCGACCTCGCGCGCGGCCACGGGCTGCACTCGCGCGGTCGGCGCCGTGTGCAGGGGGCCGATCTTCGCTCGCTCGAACATCTGCCCGGCGAACTCGTGGAACTGCGTCGCGCGGAGAATCGTTGACGGCGCCCCCGATGCAGCCAGCGTGCGCTCCTGAGCGAGCTTGCCGGCGTAGTAGTCGTAGGGCACCTCGTCGATGCCCACGATCGAGAGCACCACCACGTGTCCTGCCCCGGCGCCCTGCGCGGCAGCGAGGAGGTTGCCCGTCGCCGCGGTGAAGAAGTCGACGGCCTTCGCGCCGTCGAGGGTGGTGATGCTCGACGCGTCGATCACGGCGTCGGCATCGCGCATTGCGGCATGCAGGCCCCGCCCGGTGACGAGATCGACGCCGTGGGAGCGGCTCAGCGGGACCGCGTCATGCCCCGCCTCACGTGCTGCCTGCACGGTGAGGCTCCCCACCACGCCGGTTCCTCCGGCAACAGCGATCCTCATGGCGACCATCATCCCAATTCTCGGCCTGCACATCCAGCACGTCGTCGGGATTCGTCGCGAGGCCGCGTTGGCCGCCGTGCGCGGCGAGGGGGAGGGGCCGGCTCGAGGGCGCGGGCCGAGAGCGCCTGCGCCCGGGCCCGCAACCGCGGCGCTACGCTGGGGGCATGCACCAGTCGTCTCGCCCCGGCGGGTACCTGCTCGCCGCAGCGAGGGTCGCCTGGGGCGCCGCGACGCTGGCCGCGATCGTCGCCACCTTCGTCGACACCGCGAGCGAGGGCCCGGTCAACCCGTTCAACTTCTTCGGCTACTTCACGATTCAGTCGAACTCGCTGCTCGTCGCGGTGGCGATCGGCGCGGGGCTGCTCGGCCTGCTGCGGCCCGGCCCGCAGCCGCGCTGGCTGGTGGTATCGCGCAGTCTCGCGACCATGTGCATGGTGATCGTCGGCCTCGTCTACGCGGTGCTGCTCGCCCCGCTCGGGGCTGCGGGCGGAGTGCCGGTCGCCTGGGCGAACTGGGTCATGCACGTGGCGGGGCCGGTGCTCGTGGCACTCGACTGGGTGATCGCCCGGGATCGCGGGCCGCTGCCCTGGAGGATCGCATGGTGGCAGCTCGCCTACCCGGTCGTCTGGACCGCTGTCGTGCTGTTGCGGGGCGCCACCGACGGGTGGGTGCCCTATCCGTTCCTGAACCCGCAGCAGGGTTACGCGACGGTGCTGCTCTACGTCGTGGTCATCGCGGCCGTGTTCGCCGTCGTCTCGTTCACCGTCGTCTGGTGGTCGCGGCGCTGGAACCGGGGCCTCCGCGGCTGAGAAGCGCGCGGGCGGGCGGAGGCTCCTGCGATCCTCGAGCCAGAACGCCCCACCGCCGCTCAGTGGTGGCTGTGCGTCGAGGTGCCGTGCGGAACGGCCGACGCCCCGGGCTCGGTCTCGGCGAGCGCGGGCGTGGTGATCGCCGCCACGATCATCGCCTGAGCCGTCAGTGTCAGTAGGAACGCCCTCGGACGGGGATTGGGGCGCTGCTCCCGGCGTTCCCCGCGCAGGCTCACCGCTGCGAACACGGCCGTGATCCAGTGCAGGCCGACGAGCGCGAGGCACGGGGCCAGCCCGATGGTTCGGGTGAAGAGCATGAGGATCGCGGCGAGACCGAGCACGGCGCACACGCCGATCGCGGTTCCCGGGGCGAGGATCCTGCCGGCGCGCATGACGAGCACCCCCCACACTACCTCGAGCGCGGCCGCCGTAAGCAGGGGCGCGGCCACCCACGGATCCGCTCCCGCGGCCACGGCAGTCAGGACGAGTCCGGACCCGATGGCCGCGAGAGCGGACCAGAGTTGGCCGATCATCACACGGCGGGGGAGGCCGTGAGGCGCGCCTTGTCCGCTCCGATGCTGACCCCCAGCAGGATGAGCGCGCTGCCCAGGTGGAGGATGTGGTCGGCGGTGTTCAGCGCGAGGATGTTCGCGCCGGTGTCGGCGATGAAGAAGCCCACGATGCCGAGCAGCATGTAGGCCGCGCCCACGACGCCGTTGACCGCCTTGGCGGCTCGCACTCCTGCGAGGCCGCCGATCAGCAGCGCCGCGCCGATGAGCAGGTGGGCGACGTTGTGGAGGGGGTTCACCTCGAAGAGTCCGAGCAGCAGACCGCCCTCGGTCGCGATGAAATCGACGCCGCTCGTGACGGTGAATCCGAGAATGCCGACCAACAGGTAGACCGCTCCGAAGATGACGCCGACGAGTCGGTTGGGTGAGTTTTTCACGATACTGCTCCTTTGGGATCGCTGAAGAACCGGCGGAATCCGCCGTGCGCACATGCGGTGCTGTTCCCACCTCAGTCTCCAGTGCGAGGGCGCGCCGGGAAAGGCGGTTGTGCGCCGACTACTCGTGTGTTACTCCCCGCAGCAGGCTGTCGGCCCGGGCAGTTTTGCAGGATCGAGAAGCCGAGCTCGCGCCCCTATTCTGCGCGTGGCTCGACGGTCGCACCCGCCCTGAAGAGCTCGGTCTGTCTGCGCAGCCGGGTCTCCGGCGAGGGCTCGTACGGGTGCCAGGTCTCGGAAAGCACCTCGTCCCATCTCTCCTGGCGCTCGCGCGCGAGCCTGTCCGCTTGCGGCTCCGGAAACGGGTGGTTCAGGTGTTCGTTCTCCATGCGTCTCCGGAGCCGCTCCTGCAGAGCCTCCAGATCGCTGCGGCCGGTGTCGTCGTGCAGGCTCATGATCGGGCCCCGTTCCATGCATAGTGTTGTGACTCGTAAGCATGCTCCCTCAACATGTGGACCCCCACAGTTTCAGATCCAGCCTGAGATGCCGCGGCGCGGTGCTCTGCCGCTCGACGGGGGTCTCGGTCGAAGCTGTGAGTCCCACATGTTTCGGGCGTATCGTGCAGTCATGGAGACACACACACGAGCGAGCGGCACCGCTGTCGGGCCGCTGGGGCTGGGTTCGGTGCTGGTCGACTCCCTGCCGACCACGTTGATGACCGCTGGGGCGCCGCGGCGATACACGGTAGAAGCGGTGTTCACTCGACGTCCCGAAGCAGACGAGGTCGCCGGTATTCTCGGGGCCAGTACGCGCGATGCGCTGACGAGGGCCGGATACGCTGGGGTCGAGCTGACCGTCTCGGACCGGCGCCTGGAGATCGGCGGCACGAACCTCGAAGAGTTGCGGGACGGGCTCGCACGGGTGCTCGCCGACAGGCTCGCGGAGGTCACCGCCGAGGTGCGAAGGCGCCAGGAGGCTGCGGCCGCGGAGTTCCGGAAGACCGCCGAGAGCGAGCACGACCGTGCAGCTGCAGCGGCGGCTCTTGCGCAAGAAGTAAGTTTCAGACCGAGCCCGGATCGCGCGGCGTCCGCTCCGTCGTCGAACGGTTCTCTCGGCGAGCGCGACGAGAGCGCTCGCCTCAACGTCTGGGCCGACGAAGGGGGTCACGGGCGTTGACGGCGTCGGTGATATCAGGAAGAGACGAGATGCATCATGAACGAGTACCGTCCTACGGTGCCGTCCGCGGAGGGTCGGCCGAAGGGTAGACGGAGCCCCAACGAGTTCTCCGAACTCGCGAGGTCGATCCGCGACAGCGGCCTGATGCGTCGCCGCTACGGGTACTACTGGGCGAAGCTCGTCGGCTTTCCGCTGCTGCTCGCCGGGGCGCTCGGAGCATTCGTGCTGATCGGGGACACCTGGTGGCAGTTGCTCACCGCCGCGTTCCTCGCGCTGCTGTTCACTCAGATCGCGTTTCTCGGCCACGACGCTGCGCACCGGCAGATCTTCGTCTCGGGCAAGTGGAACGACTGGGTCAGCCTCATCCTGGGTGATCTGATGGTGGGCATGAGCTACGGCTGGTGGCAGTTCAAGCACACGCGGCACCACGATAACCCGAACAAGCTGGGATCGGATCCGGATATCGAACTGCCGGTGATCGTCGTGGCTCCCGGGCGCCGCGCTGCCAGTGGCCGTCTGCGTTCCTGGATCCGCGCGCATCAAGGCGTGTTCTTCTTTCCTATCCTGTTGCTGGAAGGGATCTCACTGCATGCGTCCGGGATCCGCCGGGTGGTGGCCCGGGGGCGGCTCGAGCGCCGATGGGCGGAGATCGGGCTGCTGATCATCCGCCTGATCGGGTTCCCGACTCTCGTGTTCCTCGTGCTGTCGCCCGGTATCGCATTCGCGTTCCTCGGGATTCAACTCGGGATATTCGGGTTCTACATGGGCATGTCGTTCGCGCCGAATCACAAGGGGATGCCGATCGTGCCTCGTGACGCCAGTCTCGATTTTCTCCGGCGCCAGGTGCTGATGAGCCGCAACATCCGCGGGTCGCGTCTGCTCGACACCGCGATGGGCGGGCTGAACTACCAGATCGAGCACCACCTGTTCCCGTCGATGCCAAGGCCGCATCTTCGAAAGGCCGCTCCTATCATCGAGGCCTACTGCAGATCGCACGACGTGGCGTATGCGCAGGTCGGGCTGTTCGCCTCGTACGCGATCGTCGTTCACTACATCAATCGCGTCGGACTCGGCGAGCGAGACGTGTTCAGCTGCCCGCTGATGGAGCAGCGCAGTCACCTCGCGCCGTCTGCATGAGCACCTCAGCCCGCGTCGCGCTTCGCGCTGCGAGAGGAGTTCTCGCGGATCGAGGGCCGCGGTCGTGCGCAGCGCTCACCCACGATGTCGCATAGTCTCGAAAGCATGCGGGCCAAGCATGCGGCCGTGGTGTACCACCCGGTCAAGACACCGCTCGAGCGGATACGCCGCGCTGCCGCCGAGATGGAGCAGCGCCACGGGTGGGACGCCACACGGTGGTATGCGACCGGGAGCGATGACGCAGGGAGAAGCGCCGCTGAACAGGCGGTCTCGGGTGGGCCGGCAGCGGTGATCGTCGCGGGCGGAGACGGCACCGTGCGTGCGGTGGCGGAGGTGGTGCACGAGCGCGGGATCCCGGTCGCCCTGGTCCCGCTCGGCACAGGGAACCTGCTCGCCCGCAATCTCGGTGTGCCGCTGAACGATCTCGAAGCCTCCGTCGCCGCCGCGTTCTCGGGGGCGAACCGAGCAGTCGACGTCGGTGTCGCCGAGTTGGAAGACGAGGCGGGGGTTCGAAGCAGCCACGTCTTCCTCGTCATGGCGGGGATCGGCCTGGATGCCGAGATGGCCGAGCGCACGAGCGCCTCCGCCAAGAGACGTCTCGGCTGGCTCGCCTACGTTTCGCCGATCGCTCGGTCGATCATCGCGAATCGCCTCTTCCACCTGGAGTACCGGGTGGACGACGGCCGCGTCAGATCGACGCGCGCCCACACGATCATTGTCGGCAACTGCGGGACGCTCACCGGGAACATGCTGCTGATACCGGCGGCGGTGGTCGATGACGGGCTGCTCGACGTCGTGATGATGCGCCCGAAGGGCAGGCTCGGGTGGGCCCGGATCGGGACCCGCTTGACCGTGCAGGGGATCGCGCGCCGGTCTCGGCTGAGTCGGAAGATGCTCCGATCCGCCCCCGCCCTCCAGGCGCTCGCCTACGCACAGGGAAAGCGCTTCGAGGCGCGCTTCGACAGCCCCCATGGAATCGAGCTCGACGGAGACGGTTTCGGTTCCGTGGTTCGGGTGCGGATCAGCGTGCGCGGCGGGGCGCTCCAGGTGCGGGATCCGGCACCCGCGGGCTGACCCGTGCGGTCAGACGCCGGCTTCCACCGGCCGACGGGGAAGTGTTCCGTCGGCCGCGGGAGTCGGAGGAGGCGTGGCTCGTCGCGCTCAGGCTTTCGGCCGCCTCGCGCGTTGCCGGATGATTCCGAAGATCACAGTGCCGACGAAGAGCACGATTCCGATGATGGCCAGCCACAGCAGGCCCTCGAAGACGAATCCGACGATCGACAGCACGGCCCAGAGCACGAGCAGGATGAGAATTACTGTCCACATACTCGTCACGATACGCCGATCGTCGTCGCCGATGGGGAAACCGGCAATACTCACAGCAACTCGCCTCGCGGCCCAGCGCCTCGCGCCCCGCCTCTGCGGGCCGATGCCGAGGACGAATCCTCGCGCCGGGCCGACGTCGAGCGCCTTGCCTGCCGCGGTAGGCTCCTGAGTCATGGCGATTGGTGCGACGATCCACACCTTCGAGGTGCAGCTGGCCGATGTGGATCGCGGGGTCTACGAGGATCTCTCGCTGCGCGTGGCCAAGCACCCCTCCGAGACGGATCCGTTCATGATGACCCGGCTGCTCGCGTACTGCCTCGAGCACGAGGAAGGCATCGCCTTCGGGGCGGGCGGCGTCTCGTCGACGGAGGAGCCCGCCGTGCTGGTGCGGGATCTCACCGGCAGGATCACGACGTGGATCGAGGTCGGAGCGCCCGACGCGCAGCGCCTGCACTTCGGCAGCAAGCTCGCCGACCGCGCGGTCGTCTACACCCACCGAGACCCGTCGAGACTGCTGGCCTCGTGGCGCGGGAAGCCGATCCACAGCATCGGCGACATTCCGCTGCGCTCGTTCGATCCCGGCTTCATCGACGCGGCCGTCGCGCAGCTCGAGCGGCGCAACGCGATGACGGTGTCGGTGATCGAGGGGCAGCTGTATCTCGAACTGGGCGGGACGGCGCTGAACACCGGGATCCACGAGCATCGCCTCGAGTGACGCCCTGAGGATCCCCTGAGCATTCCGACGCATGCAGGCCCTCGTATGGTGCGACCGGTAGCGTGAGAGCAGCGATCGGCAACCGCCCTTGGCTTCACCGAATCGCTCTCCTGCGGTTCACGCAGAAACAAGGTGCCGCGCATGTTGAACGCTCCTACCCACCAGGCCGCCCGTCTCGACGGGCTGGGACCCCTCCGGCCCACGAGAGCCCGCCGTGAAGACTTCCCCCCCCCGATCGCCAAGGCGTACACCCGGGTGTCCGAGGTCGTGCGCGAGTCGGGCCTGCTGCGCCGAGCCCCATGGTTCTACGCGATGGTGGGAGTGGCGATCGCGATCGCCTTCGGGGGCGCGGTGACCGGCTTCATCCTGCTCGGGGACAGCTGGTTCCAGCTGCTCATCGCCGCCGCCCTCGGCATCATCTTCACCCAGATCGCGTTCCTCGCGCACGAGGCCGCGCACCGGCAGATCCTCTCCCTCGGCCCGGCGAACGACCGCCTCGCGCGCCTGCTCGCCGGCTTGATCGGCATGAGCTACTCGTGGTGGGACTCGAAGCACACCCGTCACCACTCCAACCCGAACCGCGTGGGCAAGGATCCCGACATCGAGGTCGACACGATCTCCTTCATCGAGGAGGATGCCGTCGAGGCACGGGGTCTGCGTCGCGCGATCACGAAGCGGCAGGGCTGGCTCTTCTTCCCGCTGCTCACCCTCGAGGGCCTGAACCTCCACTTCCACAGCTTCAAGCACCTGTTCGGCCGCGGCCCGGTGAAGGGCCGCTGGACGGAGCTCGGGATCATCGCCGCCCGCTTCGCGGTCGTGCTCGTGCCCGTGTTCCTGCTGCTGCCGCTCGGCATGGCCTTCGCATTCGTGGGTGTGCAGCTGGCCGTGTTCGGGGTCTACATGGGCGCGTCGTTCGCTCCCAATCACAAGGGCATGCCGGTGATCGCGCACGACGCGAAGCTCGACTTCTTCACGAAGCAGGTGCGCACGTCGCGCAACATCCGCGGCGGCTGGTGGGCGACGTGGCTCATGGGCGGCCTCAACTACCAGGTCGAGCATCACCTCTTTCCGAGCATGTCGCGACCGCACCTGTCGAAGGCGCGCGAGATCGTGCGCGAGCACTGCCGCACGCTCGACGTGCCCTACACCGAGACCTCGCTGTGGCGCTCGTACGCGATCGTGGTCGACTACCTCAACCGGGTGGGCCTCGCGGCGCGCGACCCGTTCGACTGCCCGATCACCGCGGAGTACCGACGCGCGTAGCCGGGCGGCGGTACCGCCGCCCGTTCGTCTTGTAACCTCTGCTGCTCGCGGAGTCAACGGGGTGTTCTCCGTCGCGCGCGTCCGCGTAGCGTGGGCCCCCAGGCTAGAGGAATAGAGATGGAGGCAGAGATGTCCGAGGCGGACAAGAACGAAGTCCACGAGGAGACCGCGACCGAGGCCAGCAACGGGAAGGGCACGGCGGCATCGCCGCCGAAGGGCGGCACGCAGGACCGCCCGATCCTCGACGGATCCACCGTCGATTACGGTCGGGAGGCGAAGGCCGACAACCCGCGCTACGGTATGGATGATCCGGGTCTGGTCCGGCATCCCGAGACCGGCGAGAAGACGCCGACGCCGGATGAGGAGAAGTAGCGGCGATCTGAGGGTTTCTGGCCCTAGAGTTGAGGGGCGGATCGTATCGGCGATCCGCCCCTCAACTGCAGAGAGGCCCGTGCGGGGTGCGCTGCCGCAGGCGCGCCGCGAACGTCCTCCGAGACCAGCAAGGAATCCCAGTGGCCGGTAGCTTCTTCGCCCTGCTCGACGACATCGCCGTGCTCGCGCGGGCGGCGGCCGCCTCGGTCGACGACGTAGTGGCCGGCGCGGCGAAGGCCTCGGCGAAGTCGGCGGGCGTGGTGATCGACGACGCCGCGGTGTCGCCGCAGTACGTGCAGGGCATCAGTCCGAAGCGCGAGCTGCCCGTGGTGTGGAAGATCACGCGCGGATCGCTGCTCAACAAGGCCGGCATCATCGTCGGCATCATGCTGCTCAGCATCTGGGCGCCGTGGGTGTTCCCGTGGTTGCTGCTGGTGGGCGGCACCTATCTCGCGTACGAGGGCGCCGAGAAGGTGTGGCACTGGATCGGCAGGCTGCGCGGGCACGGCGACGAGCACACCGTCGAGCAGATCATCGAGCGCACGCAGACCGACGAGAAGCAGATCGTCGCGAGCGCGGTGCGCACCGATCTGGTGCTCTCGATCGAGATCATGCTGATCTCGCTGGCCAACATCGACGCCGATTCGTGGCTGATGCGGCTCGCGATCCTG
The genomic region above belongs to Leucobacter muris and contains:
- a CDS encoding DUF1304 domain-containing protein encodes the protein MTMIGLIFAGLAALLHVYIFYMESVAWTSERVRATFGTTETEAAATRELAFNQGFYNLFLAIVTGVGIVEYLSGHTSVGAALVFAGAGSMLAAALVLFLSSRGKRGAAVKQGALPLLGVVILMIGLLG
- a CDS encoding SDR family oxidoreductase, which produces MRIAVAGGTGVVGSLTVQAAREAGHDAVPLSRSHGVDLVTGRGLHAAMRDADAVIDASSITTLDGAKAVDFFTAATGNLLAAAQGAGAGHVVVLSIVGIDEVPYDYYAGKLAQERTLAASGAPSTILRATQFHEFAGQMFERAKIGPLHTAPTARVQPVAAREVAERLVELATGAPQGRARDLAGPREEQLADMVRAFARATGRRGWIPSLNVPTRQMRGMRAGGVLPGPDAQLGRQTFDEWLALL
- a CDS encoding Pr6Pr family membrane protein; the encoded protein is MHQSSRPGGYLLAAARVAWGAATLAAIVATFVDTASEGPVNPFNFFGYFTIQSNSLLVAVAIGAGLLGLLRPGPQPRWLVVSRSLATMCMVIVGLVYAVLLAPLGAAGGVPVAWANWVMHVAGPVLVALDWVIARDRGPLPWRIAWWQLAYPVVWTAVVLLRGATDGWVPYPFLNPQQGYATVLLYVVVIAAVFAVVSFTVVWWSRRWNRGLRG
- a CDS encoding DUF4383 domain-containing protein — its product is MKNSPNRLVGVIFGAVYLLVGILGFTVTSGVDFIATEGGLLLGLFEVNPLHNVAHLLIGAALLIGGLAGVRAAKAVNGVVGAAYMLLGIVGFFIADTGANILALNTADHILHLGSALILLGVSIGADKARLTASPAV
- a CDS encoding fatty acid desaturase family protein, whose product is MNEYRPTVPSAEGRPKGRRSPNEFSELARSIRDSGLMRRRYGYYWAKLVGFPLLLAGALGAFVLIGDTWWQLLTAAFLALLFTQIAFLGHDAAHRQIFVSGKWNDWVSLILGDLMVGMSYGWWQFKHTRHHDNPNKLGSDPDIELPVIVVAPGRRAASGRLRSWIRAHQGVFFFPILLLEGISLHASGIRRVVARGRLERRWAEIGLLIIRLIGFPTLVFLVLSPGIAFAFLGIQLGIFGFYMGMSFAPNHKGMPIVPRDASLDFLRRQVLMSRNIRGSRLLDTAMGGLNYQIEHHLFPSMPRPHLRKAAPIIEAYCRSHDVAYAQVGLFASYAIVVHYINRVGLGERDVFSCPLMEQRSHLAPSA
- a CDS encoding diacylglycerol/lipid kinase family protein, whose amino-acid sequence is MRAKHAAVVYHPVKTPLERIRRAAAEMEQRHGWDATRWYATGSDDAGRSAAEQAVSGGPAAVIVAGGDGTVRAVAEVVHERGIPVALVPLGTGNLLARNLGVPLNDLEASVAAAFSGANRAVDVGVAELEDEAGVRSSHVFLVMAGIGLDAEMAERTSASAKRRLGWLAYVSPIARSIIANRLFHLEYRVDDGRVRSTRAHTIIVGNCGTLTGNMLLIPAAVVDDGLLDVVMMRPKGRLGWARIGTRLTVQGIARRSRLSRKMLRSAPALQALAYAQGKRFEARFDSPHGIELDGDGFGSVVRVRISVRGGALQVRDPAPAG
- a CDS encoding YaeQ family protein translates to MAIGATIHTFEVQLADVDRGVYEDLSLRVAKHPSETDPFMMTRLLAYCLEHEEGIAFGAGGVSSTEEPAVLVRDLTGRITTWIEVGAPDAQRLHFGSKLADRAVVYTHRDPSRLLASWRGKPIHSIGDIPLRSFDPGFIDAAVAQLERRNAMTVSVIEGQLYLELGGTALNTGIHEHRLE
- a CDS encoding fatty acid desaturase family protein, with the protein product MLNAPTHQAARLDGLGPLRPTRARREDFPPPIAKAYTRVSEVVRESGLLRRAPWFYAMVGVAIAIAFGGAVTGFILLGDSWFQLLIAAALGIIFTQIAFLAHEAAHRQILSLGPANDRLARLLAGLIGMSYSWWDSKHTRHHSNPNRVGKDPDIEVDTISFIEEDAVEARGLRRAITKRQGWLFFPLLTLEGLNLHFHSFKHLFGRGPVKGRWTELGIIAARFAVVLVPVFLLLPLGMAFAFVGVQLAVFGVYMGASFAPNHKGMPVIAHDAKLDFFTKQVRTSRNIRGGWWATWLMGGLNYQVEHHLFPSMSRPHLSKAREIVREHCRTLDVPYTETSLWRSYAIVVDYLNRVGLAARDPFDCPITAEYRRA